The Paenibacillus sophorae genome has a segment encoding these proteins:
- a CDS encoding MFS transporter, giving the protein MRTLNRNYWIFGVFFMLYFFIWAACTMFLSLWLTQEGGLNSTKTGVIFSAISIAAICFQPFFGIVSDKLGLKKNLLWLFIGLLVFIGPFFVYLFPALLKTNIILAAVIGGAYLGAIFNGGVGAIEAYIERVSHLNGFEYGRVRVFGNIGAAASTFVTGHLFNTNPDLIFWIGTGMALLLAVVFSFAKMGNSEPSAVNADKAAAPPKGSTLELFKNKKFWMFVLYVLGVGCIYDVYDQQFAVYFTHFFATPEKGTQVFGNLVTLQIFLEAIVMILAPFIINKIGAKNALLYAGFIMSIRILGSSVADGAVAISLLKLMHALEVPILLVAVFKYISANFDMRLSATIYLIGFQFSKQVGAIFLSTIAGNMYDTVGFKSAYLLLGSIALVFTAISIFTLSGKKMLIVKNVSAQEAS; this is encoded by the coding sequence ATGAGAACGCTTAACAGAAATTATTGGATTTTTGGGGTATTCTTTATGCTTTACTTCTTTATTTGGGCTGCTTGCACGATGTTTTTATCTCTCTGGCTGACCCAAGAAGGCGGCCTTAATTCCACTAAGACAGGCGTTATTTTCTCTGCTATATCAATTGCAGCCATTTGCTTTCAGCCTTTTTTCGGAATCGTGTCAGATAAACTCGGCCTGAAAAAGAATTTACTCTGGCTGTTTATCGGATTATTGGTGTTTATCGGACCGTTCTTCGTTTATTTATTTCCGGCTTTGCTCAAGACGAATATCATTCTGGCGGCTGTAATTGGGGGCGCTTACCTGGGGGCAATTTTCAATGGAGGCGTTGGCGCAATCGAAGCTTATATTGAGAGAGTCAGTCATTTGAACGGGTTTGAATACGGGCGGGTCAGAGTGTTCGGGAACATTGGCGCTGCGGCAAGTACTTTTGTTACTGGGCATTTGTTCAATACGAATCCCGATTTGATCTTCTGGATAGGCACAGGCATGGCTCTCCTGCTGGCCGTGGTGTTCTCCTTTGCCAAAATGGGGAATTCCGAGCCTAGCGCGGTAAATGCAGACAAAGCAGCGGCGCCCCCCAAAGGATCTACCCTCGAGCTTTTTAAGAACAAAAAGTTCTGGATGTTCGTACTGTACGTCCTTGGCGTTGGCTGCATATACGATGTTTATGATCAGCAGTTTGCCGTATATTTCACCCATTTCTTTGCCACACCGGAGAAGGGAACTCAGGTCTTTGGCAACCTCGTAACCTTGCAAATCTTTTTGGAAGCGATTGTAATGATCCTGGCGCCGTTCATTATTAATAAAATCGGAGCGAAAAATGCTCTGCTGTATGCAGGTTTCATTATGTCTATCCGGATCTTGGGATCAAGTGTGGCGGACGGAGCGGTTGCAATCAGCCTGCTAAAATTAATGCATGCCCTGGAAGTTCCGATCCTGCTGGTGGCCGTCTTCAAATACATCTCGGCGAATTTTGATATGAGATTGTCAGCGACGATTTATCTGATTGGATTCCAGTTCTCCAAGCAAGTAGGAGCCATCTTCCTGTCGACCATCGCGGGGAACATGTATGATACCGTTGGATTTAAAAGCGCATACTTGCTGCTTGGTTCCATTGCTCTCGTGTTCACTGCCATCTCAATCTTTACATTATCCGGCAAAAAGATGCTTATTGTGAAAAATGTAAGCGCTCAAGAAGCGAGCTGA
- a CDS encoding class I SAM-dependent methyltransferase has product MNISLSFSNVFFIQSNEKQNAPSWLQRYLPYLKVLQVKQVLEIGCGRGSDTRVLVEHGYHVTATDFSETALSIVRQKVPEATLVLHDTRQPFPFADRSFDAVIASLSLHYFEKESMTRIVAEIGRILGPGGLLLVRLNSVNDAEAAKRHPIERYYYSLDSCRERFADWSEKSLQEITEDYYGKPKVIIEGMFERVL; this is encoded by the coding sequence TTGAACATCTCACTATCTTTCAGTAATGTATTCTTTATACAAAGCAATGAGAAGCAGAATGCCCCATCCTGGCTTCAGAGGTACCTACCGTACCTCAAAGTGCTGCAAGTCAAGCAGGTTCTCGAAATCGGCTGCGGAAGAGGAAGCGATACACGGGTTCTTGTGGAGCATGGCTATCATGTGACTGCCACCGACTTTTCAGAAACTGCCCTTTCCATAGTCAGGCAAAAGGTGCCGGAAGCAACCCTTGTCTTGCATGACACGCGGCAGCCTTTTCCTTTTGCGGACAGGTCTTTTGATGCGGTTATCGCCAGTCTGTCCTTGCACTACTTTGAAAAGGAATCGATGACCCGGATCGTCGCAGAAATCGGACGTATTCTGGGTCCCGGAGGTTTATTGCTTGTACGCCTGAACTCGGTAAATGATGCCGAAGCAGCGAAGCGGCATCCGATTGAACGTTATTATTACAGCCTGGACTCCTGCAGAGAACGGTTCGCGGATTGGAGTGAGAAGAGTCTGCAGGAAATTACCGAAGATTACTATGGAAAACCGAAAGTCATTATTGAAGGAATGTTCGAGCGCGTTCTATAA
- a CDS encoding nuclease-related domain-containing protein, whose translation MTACQSRGFFIQKITPQLDQLPKECKYLSDLLIPNPKSRSGYSQIDQLVVSPYGLFVIETKNYNGEIKGGRKDEYWTVSNRYKMYNPIRQNYGHIKALESHLGEHKPAKYFSMISFTMRCRFSIDPELRKIGSDELSINMRTPKSDRSIFKKPKITEVEYEQSSTGTRRTGAAGVAGTVKRNASGEAAERCGPWE comes from the coding sequence TTGACAGCGTGTCAGTCCAGGGGATTTTTCATTCAAAAAATAACACCTCAACTGGATCAGCTGCCAAAAGAATGTAAGTACTTAAGCGATCTTTTGATACCGAACCCGAAGTCCCGCTCAGGGTACTCCCAAATTGACCAGCTTGTTGTCTCGCCCTATGGATTATTTGTTATCGAGACCAAGAATTATAACGGTGAAATTAAGGGCGGGCGCAAAGATGAATATTGGACCGTCAGCAACCGATATAAAATGTATAACCCAATTAGGCAGAATTATGGGCACATCAAGGCGCTTGAATCTCATTTAGGCGAACATAAACCGGCAAAATATTTCTCTATGATTTCCTTCACCATGAGATGCAGATTCAGCATAGATCCGGAGCTTCGCAAGATCGGTTCGGACGAGCTTTCGATCAATATGCGGACCCCAAAGTCAGATCGGAGCATATTCAAAAAGCCAAAAATAACAGAGGTGGAGTATGAACAATCATCAACCGGAACGCGCCGGACTGGAGCGGCTGGAGTCGCAGGAACGGTTAAACGGAATGCCTCCGGAGAAGCTGCTGAGCGTTGCGGGCCTTGGGAATGA
- a CDS encoding class I SAM-dependent methyltransferase, producing MNNHQPERAGLERLESQERLNGMPPEKLLSVAGLGNDDDILDIGAGGGYFTFSAAERTKGRVYAVDSSPYMLDVLRGRAKESAKTNVEVAEGTAEHLPLKDGVVDLAIASLLLHILSAPQLGIKEMLRVLRPGGRGLIVEWLHPRPDGKPGHRIPLETMRLYLEACGAHIVSVDFWADTFYSIVFRTPLPAS from the coding sequence ATGAACAATCATCAACCGGAACGCGCCGGACTGGAGCGGCTGGAGTCGCAGGAACGGTTAAACGGAATGCCTCCGGAGAAGCTGCTGAGCGTTGCGGGCCTTGGGAATGATGACGATATACTGGATATTGGAGCGGGGGGAGGGTATTTTACATTCTCCGCTGCGGAGCGGACGAAGGGGCGCGTGTACGCGGTGGATTCCTCGCCCTATATGCTGGATGTGCTGCGCGGCCGCGCCAAGGAATCGGCAAAGACCAACGTCGAAGTGGCCGAAGGCACCGCGGAGCACCTTCCGCTGAAAGATGGCGTTGTCGATTTGGCTATCGCGTCGCTCCTGCTGCATATTCTGAGTGCTCCCCAGCTAGGGATAAAGGAAATGCTTCGGGTGCTGAGGCCCGGCGGTAGAGGTCTAATCGTGGAGTGGCTGCACCCCCGCCCAGACGGGAAGCCCGGTCACCGCATTCCTCTTGAGACGATGAGGCTTTATCTGGAGGCTTGCGGCGCACACATAGTCAGCGTGGATTTCTGGGCAGATACATTTTACTCCATTGTTTTCCGAACGCCTTTGCCCGCATCTTAA
- a CDS encoding HD-GYP domain-containing protein, with protein sequence MMMSFEHLSGKKVKFDIVNKNGAVLVPADSVLNEDTLRLLQQHEINPFDVLVQAAEDHTPPGSPSKLIQEAANYSKHLYDRLQYDRKVPLIEIKNQLIPVVRQISRHPDLLELFESVKAKDEYTHQHNIGVGVLSTLIGQWLNLEESELALLSLAATIHDIGKVRIPQEVLLKPGKLTKEEFDEMKRHTIYGYEILKGTVGLSPRVMLVALQHHERLDGTGYPLHLKKGEIDLWSQIVAVADVFHAISSKRPYQDPMPFYKVVTLMRQGSFGELNPEIVSLLLDKFINALLGKKVVLTDGCLAEVVHINSLDDLHPLVKIEDSLLDLSRNRDIHIQQILS encoded by the coding sequence ATGATGATGTCTTTTGAACATTTATCGGGTAAAAAAGTGAAATTTGATATTGTAAATAAAAATGGCGCCGTGTTAGTGCCTGCCGACTCCGTCCTCAATGAGGATACTCTCCGTTTGCTTCAGCAGCATGAGATCAACCCCTTCGATGTTCTCGTTCAAGCTGCAGAGGATCATACGCCGCCGGGTTCTCCTTCGAAGCTGATCCAAGAGGCCGCAAACTATTCCAAACATTTGTATGACCGGCTTCAATACGACCGCAAGGTGCCCCTGATCGAAATCAAGAACCAACTCATCCCCGTTGTACGCCAAATCTCCAGGCATCCCGATCTATTAGAGCTTTTCGAGTCCGTCAAAGCGAAGGATGAATACACTCATCAGCATAATATCGGCGTGGGAGTACTGTCCACACTAATCGGGCAGTGGCTGAATCTTGAGGAGTCGGAACTTGCGCTGCTGTCGCTGGCGGCCACCATTCATGATATCGGCAAGGTCCGGATCCCGCAAGAGGTTCTACTAAAGCCGGGAAAGCTGACGAAAGAAGAGTTTGATGAAATGAAGCGGCATACCATATACGGATACGAGATACTCAAAGGAACAGTCGGCTTAAGTCCGCGTGTCATGCTTGTCGCTTTGCAGCATCATGAACGGTTAGATGGAACAGGTTATCCCTTGCATCTAAAAAAAGGGGAAATTGATTTATGGAGCCAGATTGTTGCGGTTGCGGATGTGTTCCATGCGATTTCGTCCAAGCGGCCGTATCAGGATCCAATGCCTTTTTACAAAGTCGTAACTCTGATGCGTCAAGGCTCGTTTGGTGAGCTGAATCCGGAAATTGTCTCGCTTCTTCTGGATAAATTTATTAATGCGCTGCTCGGGAAAAAAGTTGTGCTGACGGACGGGTGTTTGGCTGAAGTGGTTCACATTAACTCTCTCGACGACCTGCATCCCCTGGTTAAGATTGAGGATTCCCTGCTTGATTTAAGCCGAAACAGAGATATTCATATCCAGCAAATCCTGAGCTAG
- the rlmD gene encoding 23S rRNA (uracil(1939)-C(5))-methyltransferase RlmD yields MNEHKRPSKGNASYSGHPGAKGSGYKRRSDRTPAAASRENAEELRTGDRIVVTVKRLGINGEGIGYYRRKAVFIDGALPEEVVKAEVTQLQPKFIKARLLEVEKRSPDRIEPPCPVFGICGGCQIQHISYEGQLRAKTELVREAFSRYAGLEDVKIKPMLGMEHPWNYRNKAQLQLKRKGNEVIAGLYEAGSHDIVDISGCPIQHPKVNDAVEKVKSVLEELQIPLHKENGAKDGVRTIVVRYGFQSGHLQVTLVAVSPRLPRQNDLVRLLRLTLPDVIGIALNVNPKKTPLIFGDRTITLWGEDTMEESLGDLEFSLSPRAFFQLNPQQTVKLYESVRAAAGLTGRETVVDAYCGTGTIGLWLSPYAKEVRGIEAIPEAVEDAKQNAARNGRSNVSFHTGAAEELLPRWAKAGLTPDVIVADPPRTGLDPRFLEAVLRTKPNRFVYVSCNPSTLAKDCKVLLDGGYAIEWVQPVDMFPQTSRVEVTVTLERKDTAR; encoded by the coding sequence ATGAATGAACACAAGCGTCCCTCCAAGGGAAACGCATCATATAGCGGACATCCGGGGGCCAAAGGCTCCGGGTATAAACGGCGCTCAGACCGGACACCGGCAGCAGCGAGCCGGGAGAATGCTGAAGAACTCCGCACCGGAGACCGGATCGTTGTCACAGTCAAGCGGCTCGGCATTAACGGTGAAGGCATAGGATATTACCGGCGCAAGGCCGTGTTTATTGATGGGGCGCTGCCGGAGGAAGTCGTTAAAGCTGAGGTGACGCAGCTTCAGCCGAAGTTCATCAAGGCCCGGCTGCTGGAGGTGGAGAAACGGTCTCCCGACCGAATCGAACCTCCCTGTCCGGTGTTCGGGATCTGCGGCGGCTGTCAGATTCAGCATATTTCCTACGAAGGCCAGCTGCGGGCTAAGACGGAGCTTGTGCGTGAGGCATTTTCCCGTTATGCCGGTCTGGAAGACGTGAAGATCAAGCCAATGCTCGGTATGGAGCATCCGTGGAATTACCGCAACAAGGCCCAGCTTCAACTGAAGCGAAAGGGAAATGAAGTTATCGCCGGTCTGTACGAGGCGGGAAGCCATGATATTGTCGACATCAGCGGCTGTCCGATTCAGCATCCGAAGGTCAACGACGCGGTGGAAAAAGTAAAATCGGTGCTGGAAGAGCTGCAAATTCCGCTGCATAAGGAGAACGGCGCCAAGGACGGCGTGCGGACGATCGTGGTCCGGTACGGCTTCCAGTCCGGCCACCTGCAGGTGACGCTTGTCGCCGTGAGCCCGAGGCTGCCCCGCCAGAACGACCTGGTCCGCCTTCTTCGCTTAACGCTGCCGGATGTGATTGGAATCGCCTTAAATGTCAATCCGAAGAAGACCCCGCTCATCTTCGGCGACCGGACGATTACCCTGTGGGGCGAAGACACGATGGAGGAGTCGCTGGGCGATTTGGAATTTTCGCTGTCGCCGCGCGCGTTCTTCCAGCTCAATCCGCAGCAGACGGTCAAGCTGTACGAATCGGTACGCGCGGCTGCCGGCCTGACCGGCAGGGAGACGGTGGTCGATGCCTACTGCGGCACCGGTACGATCGGGCTGTGGCTCTCGCCGTATGCCAAGGAAGTGCGCGGCATCGAAGCGATCCCGGAAGCGGTGGAGGATGCGAAGCAGAATGCGGCCCGCAACGGCCGCAGCAACGTCAGCTTCCATACCGGAGCAGCCGAGGAGCTGCTGCCGCGCTGGGCCAAGGCCGGCCTAACCCCGGACGTCATCGTCGCCGACCCGCCCCGGACCGGACTTGATCCTCGGTTCCTGGAAGCGGTGCTGCGAACCAAGCCGAACCGGTTCGTCTATGTCTCCTGCAATCCTTCGACCCTGGCGAAAGATTGCAAGGTACTGCTGGACGGCGGCTATGCCATCGAGTGGGTCCAGCCTGTGGATATGTTCCCGCAGACGAGTCGTGTGGAGGTTACAGTAACACTTGAAAGAAAAGATACAGCCCGATAG
- a CDS encoding recombinase family protein, with protein MKCAIYARISTKREEQKNSLQNQIALAEHIAKEYGFTVVERYIDNGISGSGFKNRSEIQRLLADAKRKKFDVVIAKSVSRLGRNTLNSMQLADQLERIPVRLILPEDSYDTDTSKSRLMFNLKAILAEDENAKLSERIKLGLQASAREGSRRVSVPPFGYMVNPVTNKYEVDEVAAPVVREIFRLYHHRGWGMFKICNFLMRKGVPTPRATAGAANAGTRWQQNTIKGILNNPVYVGKLVFRREETTGTLAESELYKVRRKIEADQQIVTDDAHPALIAEEDFIAVQELMKKRGKHKSNGKESLFSYIVKCSDCGSGMHFKPDRRNGAYVCGGYVKHTSAFCSSHIIEQQKLLKAVREDLQAIAKDTVKAETLFGVVEGKVAESQVAVTKELKRLEKQINETNARFDSLLTLHVDKVITTEQFKQQNERITQQQEDLANKKAELILALESKQNFDQQLHAFKKEVGRFITLELRRRASNETSPTTVNPQNRSV; from the coding sequence ATGAAATGCGCAATATACGCACGAATAAGCACTAAGAGAGAAGAACAGAAAAACAGCCTTCAAAACCAAATAGCCTTAGCTGAACATATCGCTAAGGAATACGGTTTTACAGTTGTTGAACGGTACATTGACAACGGAATAAGCGGTTCTGGCTTTAAGAATCGTTCAGAAATTCAACGCCTGTTAGCGGATGCAAAGCGCAAAAAGTTTGACGTTGTAATTGCAAAGTCGGTCTCGCGTCTAGGACGGAATACGCTAAACAGTATGCAACTTGCCGACCAATTGGAACGTATCCCGGTACGCCTAATCCTGCCCGAAGACAGTTACGACACCGACACAAGCAAGAGTAGGTTAATGTTCAACTTGAAGGCTATTCTTGCGGAAGACGAGAACGCCAAATTGTCGGAACGTATCAAGCTGGGTTTACAGGCAAGCGCAAGGGAAGGCAGTCGAAGGGTATCCGTTCCACCTTTCGGCTATATGGTAAATCCAGTGACGAATAAATACGAGGTAGATGAAGTCGCCGCGCCTGTGGTACGCGAGATCTTCCGACTTTACCATCATAGAGGTTGGGGCATGTTCAAAATATGCAACTTCCTTATGCGGAAAGGCGTTCCGACGCCAAGAGCGACGGCAGGTGCTGCGAATGCGGGGACAAGATGGCAACAAAACACCATTAAAGGCATTCTTAACAATCCTGTGTACGTTGGCAAACTTGTATTCCGTAGGGAAGAAACGACGGGAACGTTAGCGGAGTCCGAACTTTACAAAGTAAGACGTAAAATCGAAGCCGACCAACAAATTGTTACTGATGACGCCCATCCTGCGTTAATTGCAGAAGAAGACTTTATAGCCGTCCAAGAACTCATGAAGAAGCGGGGCAAACACAAGAGTAACGGCAAAGAAAGCCTGTTCTCGTATATCGTCAAGTGTTCTGATTGCGGAAGCGGGATGCACTTTAAACCCGACAGGCGTAACGGGGCTTATGTTTGCGGCGGTTACGTAAAGCATACGTCCGCTTTTTGTTCGTCCCACATTATCGAACAGCAGAAGCTTCTTAAAGCCGTAAGAGAAGACTTGCAAGCCATAGCCAAGGATACCGTTAAGGCAGAAACGCTATTCGGTGTCGTCGAAGGCAAGGTCGCGGAATCCCAAGTTGCAGTAACGAAGGAATTGAAGCGGCTTGAAAAGCAAATTAACGAGACTAACGCCCGCTTCGATAGCTTATTGACCTTGCATGTTGACAAGGTAATAACAACAGAGCAGTTTAAGCAACAGAACGAACGTATTACCCAACAGCAAGAAGACCTTGCAAACAAAAAGGCAGAGCTAATATTGGCGTTGGAATCAAAACAGAATTTCGATCAACAGTTACATGCATTCAAAAAAGAAGTAGGACGTTTCATTACGCTTGAACTTCGACGACGAGCAAGTAATGAAACAAGTCCTACAACGGTTAATCCACAAAATCGAAGTGTTTGA
- a CDS encoding helix-turn-helix domain-containing protein encodes MNETNEQHHEQEIFFKVGVLAIRKNGLLKRIDADGFTTLAAIASFMNEDGVCYPTQETLADIMGVTRQAANARVGRLLKILLDDGTPIIERSWKYTGTNKRAVYRVNFACGIRMGRSVMSATFDSDSQFELRTPASKGDFTLCNGSGQEEELKDLKEEPIQEEPVIPIKYSDDMFEDEWNKFINRFQK; translated from the coding sequence ATGAACGAGACAAACGAACAGCACCATGAACAGGAAATTTTCTTCAAGGTCGGCGTATTGGCGATTCGCAAGAACGGATTGTTGAAAAGAATAGACGCGGACGGCTTTACGACGCTTGCGGCTATCGCTTCCTTTATGAACGAAGACGGCGTATGCTATCCGACGCAAGAAACGCTTGCCGACATTATGGGCGTTACGCGACAAGCCGCTAATGCGCGGGTCGGTCGCTTGCTAAAGATACTTCTTGACGATGGGACGCCAATTATCGAACGATCATGGAAGTATACCGGGACGAATAAGCGGGCGGTGTATCGTGTCAATTTTGCCTGCGGTATACGTATGGGACGCAGTGTAATGTCCGCGACGTTTGACAGCGATAGTCAATTTGAATTGCGTACCCCTGCAAGCAAAGGCGACTTTACCCTATGCAACGGAAGCGGACAGGAAGAAGAACTAAAAGATCTTAAAGAAGAACCAATTCAAGAAGAACCAGTTATTCCGATTAAATATAGTGACGATATGTTCGAGGATGAATGGAATAAGTTCATAAATAGATTCCAGAAATAA
- a CDS encoding recombinase family protein has product MNKTFAYIRVSSKDQNEARQLEAMEALGINERDVYIDKQSGKDFNRPKYQALKATLRQGDTLYIKELDRLGRNADEIKSEWQEITQEIGAYIVVIDMPVLDTRPRDNGMGEMEKLISNIVLELLSYMAQKERDSIRIRQAEGIAAAKKEGKRFGRPRQGITENFIKAYEQWKVQGEISAVRAMEWAGMTKDTFYRRVKEYEAQINVYTQEGSDNV; this is encoded by the coding sequence ATGAATAAAACATTCGCATATATTCGGGTTAGTTCCAAAGACCAGAACGAAGCCCGTCAACTTGAAGCAATGGAAGCGCTTGGAATCAATGAACGGGACGTATACATAGACAAACAATCCGGGAAGGACTTCAACCGTCCGAAGTATCAAGCGTTAAAGGCGACGCTACGCCAGGGCGATACGCTGTATATCAAGGAACTTGATCGTCTCGGGCGTAATGCAGATGAAATCAAAAGCGAATGGCAGGAGATCACACAAGAGATCGGTGCATATATCGTCGTCATTGATATGCCCGTCTTGGATACGCGCCCGAGGGATAACGGTATGGGCGAAATGGAAAAGTTGATTTCGAATATCGTCTTGGAATTGCTTTCGTACATGGCGCAGAAGGAACGCGATTCTATACGCATTAGACAAGCCGAAGGAATCGCGGCAGCTAAGAAGGAAGGTAAGCGGTTCGGACGACCGCGCCAAGGTATTACCGAAAACTTCATTAAGGCTTACGAACAATGGAAGGTTCAAGGCGAAATTTCCGCCGTTCGCGCTATGGAATGGGCGGGCATGACGAAAGATACTTTCTATCGACGCGTGAAGGAATACGAAGCACAGATCAACGTATACACGCAGGAAGGCAGCGATAACGTATGA
- a CDS encoding BlaI/MecI/CopY family transcriptional regulator, with protein MKLFDSELNIMEILWKEGDTPAKRIAEIAKEKVGWSKTTTYTIIKRCLDKGAIERQEPNFVCHALVTREQAQEHETTELINKMYDGAPDRLIASLLGQKRLSTEEINRLKRLIDSLE; from the coding sequence ATGAAGTTATTCGATAGCGAGCTTAATATTATGGAAATCTTGTGGAAAGAAGGCGATACCCCAGCAAAGAGAATTGCAGAAATTGCAAAAGAAAAAGTAGGTTGGAGTAAAACGACAACGTATACCATCATCAAGAGATGCCTTGATAAAGGGGCGATCGAGCGGCAGGAACCTAATTTCGTTTGCCATGCGCTTGTTACACGAGAGCAAGCGCAAGAACACGAAACAACAGAATTAATAAATAAAATGTATGATGGCGCCCCCGATAGACTGATTGCGTCATTATTGGGGCAGAAACGGCTATCGACGGAAGAAATTAACCGCTTAAAACGTCTAATCGATAGTTTGGAATGA
- a CDS encoding M56 family metallopeptidase has product MSLLQISISTSVFILAVIFLRSLLIHKLPKMTFMFLWGVALIQLLVPVSVQSQFSIFTAVEHLSRMFTVAKLIPTPESSTFINGTTVIMPPITEHATAPIMPLKTASQISPIVWVWLVGFTLCALFFIIPHLRYRKIYKMAVPIRNDFIRKWQHSNLLWRDVQIRQLDNISTPLTYGIFRPVVLLPKNLDYDEEKQLALILTHEFTHIKRFDTLKKWILATSVCVHWFNPFVWVMYILANRDIELFCDETVIRKFGENTKPTYARALIRLEEKKIGLSPMISSFSKNSTEERIISIMKTKNITIATMLLAIGLVASVVIIFATSALDKTESATGVDNPNSEPIAEIVPALYQGATTTDLMPHDLTFNKKYDVPKLIDSLMASKYRAVYMDNEIYLRVMKDNTIQISKDNGAVWKKYDTDEIDAKDFAKWLLINDPIPGYSMKEVQSRLANGAEVKHLVFENVKEMYFIIDRNGVQIELVQPEKISSVLIDGQRMMITSAISAQMLKSFYDLLVSNNILSETHAKQDYSERIKYLEKNLPNFIVTK; this is encoded by the coding sequence ATGTCGTTACTTCAAATAAGTATCTCGACTTCTGTCTTTATTCTTGCAGTTATTTTCTTACGTTCCTTGCTTATTCACAAGCTGCCCAAAATGACCTTTATGTTTCTTTGGGGTGTTGCACTAATTCAATTGCTTGTACCTGTTTCAGTTCAATCGCAATTTAGCATTTTTACGGCAGTGGAACATTTAAGCAGAATGTTTACAGTGGCAAAATTGATTCCCACGCCAGAAAGTTCAACATTTATTAATGGAACTACGGTAATCATGCCACCAATTACAGAACATGCGACCGCGCCGATTATGCCATTGAAGACGGCTTCACAAATATCGCCTATTGTATGGGTGTGGTTAGTTGGTTTTACGTTGTGTGCTTTATTTTTTATCATTCCGCATTTAAGGTATCGCAAAATCTACAAAATGGCTGTGCCTATTAGAAACGATTTTATAAGAAAATGGCAGCATTCAAATTTGTTATGGCGAGATGTTCAAATCAGGCAACTAGATAATATTTCAACTCCGCTTACATACGGTATTTTTCGGCCTGTTGTACTCTTGCCGAAAAATTTAGACTATGACGAAGAGAAACAGCTTGCGCTTATCCTGACCCACGAATTTACGCACATCAAGCGATTCGACACACTAAAGAAATGGATTCTTGCCACTAGCGTATGCGTCCATTGGTTCAACCCTTTTGTATGGGTTATGTATATCCTTGCCAACCGTGATATCGAGCTATTCTGTGATGAAACAGTCATACGAAAATTTGGGGAAAACACGAAACCTACTTATGCTAGGGCACTTATACGTTTGGAAGAAAAGAAAATCGGCTTGTCGCCGATGATTAGTAGCTTTTCCAAAAACTCAACCGAAGAAAGGATTATATCGATCATGAAAACCAAGAATATCACTATCGCCACGATGCTGCTCGCTATTGGGCTTGTAGCCAGTGTCGTTATCATCTTCGCGACTTCTGCATTGGACAAAACGGAATCTGCTACGGGTGTCGACAATCCTAATTCCGAGCCTATAGCCGAAATTGTGCCCGCATTATATCAAGGTGCCACCACTACAGATTTAATGCCGCACGATTTAACATTCAACAAGAAATATGATGTACCGAAGTTGATAGACAGCCTTATGGCTTCAAAGTATCGAGCAGTTTATATGGACAACGAAATATATCTTCGTGTCATGAAGGATAACACAATACAGATAAGCAAAGATAATGGCGCGGTTTGGAAAAAATATGATACAGATGAAATCGATGCAAAAGATTTTGCAAAATGGCTGCTGATAAATGATCCGATTCCGGGCTATTCAATGAAAGAAGTTCAGAGTCGCTTGGCAAACGGGGCAGAAGTAAAACATTTAGTGTTTGAAAATGTAAAGGAGATGTATTTCATAATCGACAGGAACGGCGTACAGATTGAACTTGTACAGCCTGAAAAAATATCTTCTGTTCTGATCGACGGTCAAAGAATGATGATTACTTCCGCTATATCAGCCCAGATGCTGAAATCATTTTATGACTTGTTAGTGTCGAACAATATACTTTCGGAAACTCATGCAAAACAAGATTATTCGGAAAGAATTAAGTATCTTGAAAAAAATCTCCCTAACTTTATCGTGACGAAATAA